TTCTTGTAGTTCTTGTTCTCGCAACCGCTGAGCAATAGGGCAGCGGAAACGAGCAGTAGGACTGTGCGCACGTGTTGGGTCACCATGGGTCCAAGCTACACCGGGGCATTTTCCGCGCCAACAACGCTTTGTGCGCCTGCGTGAGATGGGGCATCCACGGCGGGGTGAAGGCGAGCCGCCCAGCGCGAAGCCTACCTGTAGTTCTGCACGGCCCAGCTGCCCGCGGAGCTGAAACCGCAGGCGACCTTGGTGAACCACTTGGCGCTCATGTTGACGTAGTGACCGCAGACGTCACCGGTCTTGTCACCGTAGAAGTCGCAACCAGCGCAACCGCCGGAGCTGGTGCAAGAGTCGCAGCCGGCGCAGCCAGGCTTGTCCTTCTCGCTCCACATACTGTTCAGGCAGCTCGCAATGCCCGACGCGCCTCCGCCGAGACACTCGTTCTGGCCGAAGCCGCCGTCACAGCCGAACTTCTTCGAGCTCCAGGCGCCGTGGGCCTTGCCGGTCTTGTTGTCGTCCGTGGCCTGCAGGTCGGCACACGCTTCACCGTCTTTCCAGCGCTGGTACGGCGGCAAGCCCTTGGTCGCGCGCAGCTGATTGATGGTGTCGACGCACTTGATGCGCGCTGCTTCGAAGGGGTCGGTGGTCGTGCCCCCCCCGGTACCGCCACTGGAGG
The nucleotide sequence above comes from Polyangiaceae bacterium. Encoded proteins:
- a CDS encoding CAP domain-containing protein, which translates into the protein MARSLRAIGLLAFSVLLGCSNVLGYDDIEFSDDAGLGGSDTGGSGAGVGVGGGAATGGAASGGISAGGASTGGVSSGSGGASSGGASSGGASTGGVSSGSGGTSSGGASSGGASSGGTSSGGTSSGGTSSGGASSGGTGGGTTTDPFEAARIKCVDTINQLRATKGLPPYQRWKDGEACADLQATDDNKTGKAHGAWSSKKFGCDGGFGQNECLGGGASGIASCLNSMWSEKDKPGCAGCDSCTSSGGCAGCDFYGDKTGDVCGHYVNMSAKWFTKVACGFSSAGSWAVQNYR